One Entomomonas asaccharolytica DNA segment encodes these proteins:
- a CDS encoding type IV pilin protein encodes MKKTKGFSLVELLVVVAILAIISAIAYPMYANYTIRAACDNGKAGLMQADALMNQYYIKYGSYSNDDVKDGLVIKVIPIDGSSNTADFTVSLVNTVTTYTITATATSTGRLKKYAGSTMTVNQSGTKTSNFNGIDVWTQGCSSL; translated from the coding sequence ATGAAAAAAACCAAAGGGTTTTCCTTAGTAGAGTTACTTGTTGTTGTGGCTATTTTGGCAATTATATCTGCTATCGCCTATCCTATGTATGCTAATTATACAATCAGAGCGGCTTGTGATAATGGTAAAGCGGGGTTAATGCAGGCTGATGCATTAATGAATCAGTATTATATCAAGTATGGTTCTTATTCTAATGATGATGTAAAAGATGGCCTTGTTATTAAAGTAATTCCTATTGATGGTAGTTCAAATACCGCGGATTTTACTGTAAGTCTTGTTAATACAGTAACGACTTATACAATAACGGCAACTGCTACTTCTACTGGTAGATTAAAAAAATACGCTGGAAGTACAATGACGGTTAATCAATCGGGTACAAAAACTTCTAATTTTAATGGTATTGATGTTTGGACTCAAGGATGTAGTAGTCTGTAA